From the Lathyrus oleraceus cultivar Zhongwan6 chromosome 4, CAAS_Psat_ZW6_1.0, whole genome shotgun sequence genome, one window contains:
- the LOC127137987 gene encoding uncharacterized protein LOC127137987 gives MRHQMDESNLEMVHMLTHQLDTILRPLIQDSTQSYQQLATQVTIIRNFLGASRAQVRQTPPPPPRPETPGRQEEMLDEMVKQEYQEVEQIPRVARRPPVVLIDRNRDPDHVVKQIRQEATVGEQNLELIVERIIVRNRINPYLQRSTCSSPLPDFVLQTEFPRGWKVPKFTKFTGYTEESTVEHVARY, from the coding sequence ATGAGACATCAGATGGATGAAAGTAATCTTGAAATGGTCCACATGCTGACTCATCAACTAGACACCATACTGAGACCTTTAATTCAGGATTCGACCCAGAGTTACCAACAACTGGCAACTCAGGTGACCATAATAAGGAATTTCCTAGGGGCTTCTAGAGCGCAAGTTCGTCAGACTCCCCCACCTCCACCTCGACCAGAAACCCCGGGCCGACAAGAAGAGATGCTAGACGAAATGGTCAAACAAGAATACCAGGAAGTCGAACAAATTCCTAGGGTGGCTCGAAGGCCTCCCGTTGTATTAATTGATAGGAACCGGGATCCCGACCATGTGGTCAAGCAGATTCGACAAGAGGCAACGGTTGGGGAGCAAAACTTAGAGCTTATTGTTGAACGGATCATAGTGAGAAATAGAATAAACCCATACCTACAAAGGTCGACATGCTCTTCCCCTTTACCAGATTTTGTTTTACAAACAGAATTTCCTAGGGGGTGGAAGGTTCCAAAATTCACCAAGTTCACTGGATATACTGAAGAATCTACCGTTGAACATGTTGCCAGATATTAA